The genomic segment AAAAATCTCTGCCTCTTTTATTGGATTATACTTACTGTGTAAATAATAACTTCGACCATTACTATTTATTCTCAAAGTAGGAAATTTATTTTTAGATTTTATAATCTCAAATTCATTATCATTAATACTTATATCTTTAATCTTGCAATAAATATCCGGATAGTTTTTTTCTAGTAGCTCTACATTTTTCTCGTAGTACATATTAATTCACCTGAAAATTCATTTTTTGTAAACCCTTTTGCCATTCTTTCAATAATTCAATGATTTCATACTCCAGTAAGTCTGAAATTAATACATAGTCTTGATTCTCAACTGCATCTAAAAGTTCATTAAGTAAATCCTTTATTTCCTCTTCTTCTATTTCAATTTCATACTCCTGCAGAACATACTTTGTTCTAAAAACAACTTCTATTGCCCATTGAAGTCCTTCTATAATCTGAGGCAATATTTCTAATCCTTTGTCCTCTCGCTGCTCTCTAAAATCTTCAACTGCTGCATTAATTCCATCTATCAATCTAAAAGAATAATCATATAATGTTTCTAAAGCTTCATAAACAATATTTTGTCCCATAACTTTCTCCTCCCAAGTTAAAATAAGGCTGACCTGTATAAATTGGTCAGCCCCCTAATTAACCTAAATTATCTTAATAGCTGTAATACTCCTTGTGGAGCTTGGTTAGCTTGTGCTAACATTGCTGTTGCAGCTTGGTTTAGAATGTTTTGTTTTGTAAATTCCATCATTTCCTTAGCCATATCTACGTCTCTAATTCTTGATTCTGATGCTTGTAAGTTCTCAGCAGATACATCTAGGTTCTTAATTGTATGCTCTAATCTGTTTTGGTAAGAACCTAATGTTGCTCTTTCTGCAGATACAGACTGAATTGCAGTATCTAATACACTTAACATAGCTGTAAGAGAAGCTGCATCTGTACCATTAGAAATAACAATTTTACTTACATCTAATGCACCAGCTGAAGCGTGCATTTCTCCAATATTTATCTTCATAACTTGTCCGCTATTTGCTCCGATTTGGAATGTAGCAGTTGCTGTACCTGCTGCTAAACTACCGTTTAACAATTTCTTATTGTTGAATTCAGTTGTATCAGCTATTCTATCAATTTCTTGAATTAACTGCTCAAGCTCTTTGTTTATTTGTAATCTGTCTTCTGTAACATTAGTATCATTTGTAGCTTGAACTACTAACTCTCTCATTCTTTGAAGTATAGCTTGAGTTTCTTGTAATGCTCCCTCAGCAGTTTGGATTAAAGAAATACCGTCTTGAG from the Caloranaerobacter ferrireducens genome contains:
- a CDS encoding flagellin, whose product is MRINHNLMALNAHRQLKINSFAQEKSLEKLSSGYRINRAGDDAAGLAISEKMRAQIRGLQQASRNAQDGISLIQTAEGALQETQAILQRMRELVVQATNDTNVTEDRLQINKELEQLIQEIDRIADTTEFNNKKLLNGSLAAGTATATFQIGANSGQVMKINIGEMHASAGALDVSKIVISNGTDAASLTAMLSVLDTAIQSVSAERATLGSYQNRLEHTIKNLDVSAENLQASESRIRDVDMAKEMMEFTKQNILNQAATAMLAQANQAPQGVLQLLR